In a genomic window of Streptomyces sp. NBC_01231:
- a CDS encoding VOC family protein gives MAPVARIRSVVVDCPDPRALAAFYAQVGGGTPEAEDDDWVVLRVPDGPRLAFQRAPGLTPPEWPRADRNAQQFHLDFDAGSTWEEIDAAEEKVLALGARVLDREDYEKKDFRVYADPAGHPFCLCRIGPI, from the coding sequence ATGGCACCCGTGGCACGCATCCGTTCCGTGGTCGTCGACTGTCCCGACCCGCGCGCGCTCGCCGCGTTCTACGCACAGGTCGGCGGCGGCACCCCCGAGGCGGAGGACGACGACTGGGTGGTGCTCCGCGTTCCGGACGGGCCGCGGCTGGCCTTCCAGCGGGCGCCCGGCCTCACCCCGCCGGAGTGGCCGCGCGCGGACCGCAACGCGCAGCAGTTCCACCTCGACTTCGACGCCGGGAGCACCTGGGAGGAGATCGACGCGGCCGAGGAGAAGGTGCTGGCGCTGGGAGCGCGCGTCCTGGACCGGGAGGACTACGAGAAGAAGGACTTCCGCGTCTACGCCGATCCGGCCGGGCACCCCTTCTGCCTCTGCCGGATCGGACCGATCTGA
- a CDS encoding response regulator transcription factor: MIDADPRTRPLITELSKLGFEVYAASRGRFAIPVGRSARPDLVVLDVALPDDDGLETYDELRAAGVNAPVLFLSGEEPEASAAVRRVMTGADGHVTKPFTLADAVARLQELLARDRADESRLLRNGGLTVDVDRRAVWRDGTRVELSVREFDLLSYLMDNLGQVVTKKQILERVWGTPSRSGTVETYVYYLRRKLGDDDQSLIRTVRGLGYTMARD; this comes from the coding sequence GTGATCGACGCCGACCCTCGCACCCGGCCCCTGATCACGGAGCTCAGCAAGCTGGGCTTCGAGGTGTACGCGGCCAGCCGCGGCCGGTTCGCGATACCGGTCGGCCGCTCCGCGCGGCCCGACCTCGTCGTCCTGGACGTGGCCCTGCCGGACGACGACGGCCTCGAGACGTACGACGAGCTGCGGGCAGCCGGGGTGAACGCGCCGGTGCTGTTCCTCTCCGGCGAGGAGCCGGAGGCCTCGGCCGCGGTGCGCCGCGTGATGACGGGCGCCGACGGGCACGTCACCAAGCCGTTCACGCTCGCCGACGCCGTCGCGCGCCTCCAGGAACTGCTGGCCCGGGACCGGGCCGACGAGAGCCGGCTGCTGCGCAACGGCGGCCTCACGGTGGACGTGGACCGCCGCGCGGTCTGGCGGGACGGCACCCGGGTCGAGCTGTCGGTCCGCGAGTTCGACCTGCTGAGCTATCTGATGGACAACCTCGGCCAGGTCGTCACGAAGAAGCAGATCCTGGAGCGGGTCTGGGGGACGCCCTCCCGCTCCGGGACCGTCGAGACATACGTCTACTACCTGCGCCGCAAGCTCGGCGACGACGACCAGTCGCTGATCAGGACGGTCCGCGGCCTCGGCTACACGATGGCGCGCGACTGA
- a CDS encoding dipeptidase, protein MTPMTPPTPSTSVTSVTSVDEARELLREFPVVDGHNDLPWALREQVRYDLDARDISTDQGPHLHTDIPRLRAGGVGAQFWSVYVRSDLPDPVPATLEQIDCVRQLMARYPRDLRPALTAADMTAARGEGRIASLMGAEGGHSIADSLATLRGLYALGVRYLTLTHNDNVAWADSATDRPGVGGLSAFGREVVREMNREGMLVDLSHVAATTMRDALDTSSAPVLFSHSSARAVCDHPRNIPDDVLERLPVNGGVAMVTFVPKFVLQAAVDWTAAADENMRVHGFHHLATTPEAMRVHRAFEESNPRPVATVATVADHLDHMREVAGIDHLGIGGDYDGTAFTPDGLNDVSGYPNLIAELLDRGWSKPDLAKLTWQNAVRVLGAAEDVARDLQSTRGPSNATIASLDG, encoded by the coding sequence ATGACCCCGATGACGCCGCCGACCCCGAGTACCTCGGTGACCTCCGTGACCTCGGTGGACGAAGCCCGGGAGCTGCTGCGGGAGTTCCCCGTCGTCGACGGGCACAACGACCTCCCCTGGGCGCTGCGCGAACAGGTCCGCTACGACCTCGACGCCCGCGACATCTCCACCGACCAGGGCCCCCACCTGCACACCGACATCCCCCGTCTGCGGGCGGGCGGCGTCGGCGCGCAGTTCTGGTCGGTGTACGTGCGCTCGGACCTGCCCGACCCGGTCCCGGCGACGCTGGAACAGATCGACTGCGTACGGCAGTTGATGGCCCGCTATCCGCGAGACCTGCGCCCCGCGCTGACGGCGGCGGACATGACGGCGGCGCGCGGCGAGGGCCGTATCGCCTCGCTCATGGGCGCGGAGGGCGGCCACTCGATCGCCGACTCCCTCGCCACGCTGCGCGGCTTGTACGCCCTCGGTGTCCGCTATCTGACCCTCACCCACAACGACAACGTGGCATGGGCGGACTCAGCGACCGACCGGCCCGGCGTCGGCGGGTTGTCGGCCTTCGGCCGTGAGGTCGTGCGGGAGATGAACCGCGAGGGCATGCTGGTCGACCTCTCGCACGTGGCGGCCACGACGATGCGGGACGCGCTGGACACCTCGTCCGCGCCGGTGCTCTTCTCGCACTCCTCGGCCCGGGCGGTGTGCGACCATCCGCGCAACATCCCGGACGACGTGCTGGAACGTCTGCCCGTCAACGGCGGCGTGGCGATGGTGACGTTCGTCCCGAAGTTCGTGCTCCAGGCGGCCGTGGACTGGACGGCGGCGGCCGACGAGAACATGCGCGTCCACGGCTTCCACCATCTCGCCACCACCCCGGAGGCGATGAGGGTGCACCGCGCGTTCGAGGAGAGCAACCCGCGTCCGGTCGCGACGGTCGCGACGGTCGCGGACCACCTCGACCACATGCGCGAGGTCGCCGGCATCGACCACCTCGGCATCGGTGGCGACTACGACGGCACCGCGTTCACCCCGGACGGCCTCAACGACGTCTCCGGCTACCCCAACCTGATCGCCGAACTCCTGGACCGCGGCTGGTCGAAGCCCGACCTGGCCAAGCTGACCTGGCAGAACGCGGTACGGGTACTGGGCGCGGCGGAGGACGTGGCCCGCGACCTCCAGTCGACGCGGGGACCGTCCAACGCGACGATCGCGTCACTGGACGGGTGA
- the purE gene encoding 5-(carboxyamino)imidazole ribonucleotide mutase translates to MSSAAAPVVGIVMGSDSDWPVMEAAAKALDEFEITYEVDVVSAHRMPREMVTYGEQAAERGLKVIIAGAGGAAHLPGMLASVTPLPVIGVPVPLKYLDGMDSLLSIVQMPAGVPVATVSVAGARNAGLLAARILATHDEELLGRMREFQQELNDQATEKGKRLRAKVEGPGDSFGFGK, encoded by the coding sequence ATGAGTTCCGCTGCCGCCCCCGTGGTGGGCATCGTCATGGGTTCGGACTCCGACTGGCCCGTCATGGAGGCCGCCGCCAAGGCCCTCGACGAGTTCGAGATCACGTACGAGGTGGACGTCGTCTCCGCGCACCGGATGCCCCGCGAGATGGTCACGTACGGCGAGCAGGCCGCCGAGCGCGGGCTGAAGGTCATCATCGCCGGTGCCGGAGGCGCGGCCCATCTGCCCGGGATGCTCGCGTCCGTGACCCCGTTGCCGGTGATCGGCGTTCCCGTCCCGCTGAAGTACCTCGACGGCATGGACTCGTTGCTGTCCATCGTGCAGATGCCGGCCGGCGTCCCGGTCGCCACGGTCTCCGTCGCCGGCGCGCGCAACGCGGGCCTGCTCGCGGCCCGGATCCTGGCGACGCACGACGAGGAACTCCTCGGCCGGATGCGGGAGTTCCAGCAGGAGCTGAACGACCAGGCCACCGAGAAGGGCAAGCGGCTGCGCGCCAAGGTCGAGGGGCCGGGCGACAGCTTCGGCTTCGGCAAGTGA
- a CDS encoding 5-(carboxyamino)imidazole ribonucleotide synthase: MTFPVVGMVGGGQLARMTHEAGIPLGIKFKLLSDTPQDSAAQVVSDVVIGDYRDLDTLRDFARGCDVITFDHEHVPTEHLRALEAEGIPVRPGPDALVHAQDKGVMRERLDAIGVPCPRHRIVSDPADVAAFAAEGLAEGAEGDGFPVVLKTVRGGYDGKGVWVVDDVTQAEDPFRAGVPVLAEEKVDFARELAANVVRSPHGQAVAYPVVESRQVNGVCDTVIAPAPDLDRTLALRAEEMALTIAKELDVVGHLAVELFQTRDGRILVNELAMRPHNSGHWSMDGAITSQFANHVRAVLDLPLGDPRPRAPWTVMVNVLGGDYPDMYTAYLHCMARDPQLKIHMYGKDVKPGRKVGHVNTYGDDLDDVLERARHAAGYLRGTITE; encoded by the coding sequence GTGACGTTCCCGGTAGTCGGCATGGTCGGCGGGGGGCAGCTCGCTCGTATGACACACGAGGCGGGCATCCCGCTCGGCATCAAATTCAAGCTCCTCAGTGACACCCCCCAGGATTCCGCGGCGCAGGTCGTGAGCGATGTCGTCATCGGCGACTACCGCGATCTCGACACGCTGCGTGACTTCGCGCGCGGGTGCGATGTGATCACCTTCGATCACGAACACGTACCCACCGAGCACCTCCGGGCGCTGGAGGCGGAGGGCATTCCCGTCCGCCCCGGCCCGGACGCGCTCGTGCACGCCCAGGACAAGGGCGTGATGCGGGAGAGACTCGACGCGATCGGGGTGCCGTGTCCTCGGCACCGGATCGTGAGCGACCCGGCCGATGTCGCCGCCTTCGCGGCGGAAGGCCTCGCCGAAGGCGCGGAGGGTGACGGCTTCCCCGTCGTCCTCAAGACCGTCCGCGGCGGCTACGACGGCAAGGGCGTGTGGGTCGTCGACGACGTGACGCAGGCCGAGGACCCGTTCCGCGCGGGCGTCCCCGTCCTCGCCGAGGAGAAGGTCGACTTCGCCCGGGAGCTCGCCGCCAACGTCGTGCGCTCCCCGCACGGCCAGGCCGTCGCCTACCCGGTCGTCGAGTCCCGGCAGGTGAACGGCGTCTGCGACACGGTGATCGCGCCCGCTCCGGACCTGGACCGGACGCTGGCGCTGAGGGCCGAGGAGATGGCCCTGACCATCGCCAAGGAACTGGACGTCGTCGGTCACCTCGCCGTCGAGCTGTTCCAGACCCGCGACGGACGCATCCTCGTCAACGAGCTCGCGATGCGCCCGCACAACTCCGGCCACTGGTCGATGGACGGGGCGATCACGTCCCAGTTCGCCAACCACGTCCGCGCGGTCCTCGACCTCCCCCTCGGCGACCCGCGCCCGCGCGCCCCGTGGACGGTCATGGTCAACGTGCTCGGCGGCGACTACCCGGACATGTACACCGCGTACCTGCACTGCATGGCCCGCGACCCGCAGCTCAAGATCCACATGTACGGCAAGGACGTGAAGCCCGGCCGTAAGGTCGGACACGTCAACACCTACGGCGACGACCTGGACGACGTGCTGGAGCGCGCCCGTCACGCTGCCGGCTACCTGAGAGGCACGATCACCGAATGA
- a CDS encoding GtrA family protein: MERGSSGLPAAPPAPRGAARLRVDRLMREAVKFGAVGGAGVLVNLLVFNLVRHATDLQVVRASVIATVVAIVFNYVGFRYFTYRDRDKSGRTKELMLFLLFSAVGLVIENGVLYAATYGFGWDSPLQSNIFKFVGIGVATLFRFWSYRTWVFRTLPAKEAVASAESFLTTDATTDATTDAKKRPADQRAA; encoded by the coding sequence ATGGAACGTGGTTCCTCGGGGCTTCCTGCGGCTCCTCCGGCACCTCGTGGCGCGGCGCGCCTGCGGGTCGACCGGCTCATGCGTGAGGCCGTCAAGTTCGGCGCCGTGGGCGGGGCCGGAGTCCTGGTCAACCTGCTCGTGTTCAACCTCGTACGGCACGCGACCGACCTCCAGGTGGTGCGGGCGAGTGTCATCGCGACCGTCGTCGCCATCGTCTTCAACTACGTCGGCTTCCGGTACTTCACCTACCGGGACCGCGACAAGAGCGGCCGTACCAAGGAACTCATGCTGTTCCTGCTGTTCAGCGCGGTCGGCCTGGTGATCGAGAACGGCGTGCTCTACGCGGCGACCTACGGGTTCGGCTGGGACAGCCCGCTGCAGAGCAACATCTTCAAGTTCGTCGGCATCGGTGTCGCGACCCTGTTCCGCTTCTGGTCGTACCGCACCTGGGTCTTCCGCACACTTCCGGCCAAGGAAGCGGTGGCCAGCGCGGAATCGTTCCTGACGACGGACGCGACCACCGACGCGACGACCGACGCGAAGAAGCGCCCGGCGGATCAGCGCGCCGCCTGA
- a CDS encoding ATP-binding protein, with protein sequence MRRRLIQSTLAVVLVVIAVFGVSLVIVETRTISTSAQERVDSEAQRLASIVDSRLLTSATVDAKILRDQVAQDRYAVIRIPGERSIEIGTRLPGDVIQGRAEGEEGETVVVEEPRSSVTREVGRTLLIIGLVALLAVVAAVVLAIRQANRLASPLTDLAETAERLGSGDPRPRHKRYGVPELDRVADVLDSSAERIARMLTAERRLAADASHQLRTPLTALSMRLEEITLTDDPDTVKEEANVALTQVERLTDVVERLLTNSRDPRTGSAVTFDLDEVIQQQLAEWRPAYRSAGRAIVSSGKRHLTAVGTPGAVAQVLAALIENSLMHGGGTVALRTRVTGNQAVIEVTDEGPGVPTDLGARIFERAISGRNSTGIGLAVARDLAEADGGRLEMLQTLPPVFGLFLSRTPLRKAVPEEADEEPTVR encoded by the coding sequence GTGCGTCGCCGTCTGATCCAGTCCACCCTCGCCGTGGTGCTCGTCGTGATCGCCGTGTTCGGGGTGTCCCTCGTCATCGTCGAGACCCGCACCATCAGCACCAGTGCGCAGGAGCGGGTGGACTCCGAGGCGCAGCGGCTGGCCAGCATCGTGGACAGCAGGCTGCTCACCTCGGCGACCGTGGACGCGAAGATCCTGCGTGACCAGGTGGCGCAGGATCGATACGCCGTGATCCGGATCCCGGGGGAGCGCAGCATCGAGATCGGCACCCGGCTGCCCGGTGACGTGATCCAGGGCAGGGCCGAGGGCGAGGAGGGCGAGACCGTCGTCGTCGAGGAGCCGCGCTCCTCGGTGACCCGCGAGGTCGGCCGGACCCTCCTGATCATCGGGCTGGTGGCACTGCTCGCGGTGGTCGCCGCGGTGGTGCTGGCGATCCGCCAGGCCAACCGGCTCGCCTCCCCGCTCACCGACCTCGCGGAGACCGCCGAACGACTCGGCTCCGGCGACCCGCGCCCCCGGCACAAGCGGTACGGCGTCCCCGAGCTGGACCGGGTCGCCGACGTCCTCGACTCCTCCGCCGAGCGCATCGCCCGCATGCTCACCGCGGAACGCCGGCTCGCCGCCGACGCCTCCCACCAGCTCCGTACGCCCTTGACGGCTCTTTCCATGCGCCTGGAGGAGATCACCCTCACGGACGACCCGGACACGGTGAAGGAGGAGGCGAACGTGGCCCTGACACAGGTGGAGCGGCTCACCGACGTGGTCGAGCGGCTGCTCACCAACTCCCGCGACCCGCGCACCGGCTCCGCCGTCACCTTCGACCTCGACGAGGTCATCCAGCAGCAGCTCGCCGAGTGGCGCCCCGCCTACCGCAGCGCGGGCCGGGCCATCGTCAGCTCCGGGAAGCGGCACCTGACGGCGGTCGGTACGCCGGGGGCCGTCGCGCAGGTGCTGGCCGCGCTGATCGAGAACTCCCTCATGCACGGCGGCGGCACGGTGGCGCTGCGCACCCGGGTCACCGGCAACCAGGCGGTGATCGAGGTCACGGACGAGGGGCCCGGGGTGCCCACCGACCTGGGGGCCCGCATCTTCGAGCGGGCGATCAGCGGCCGCAACTCCACGGGCATCGGCCTGGCGGTGGCCCGGGATCTGGCGGAGGCCGACGGGGGCCGCCTGGAGATGCTCCAGACCCTGCCCCCGGTGTTCGGTCTGTTCCTGTCGCGTACGCCGCTGCGCAAGGCGGTGCCGGAGGAGGCGGACGAGGAACCGACGGTCCGCTGA
- a CDS encoding response regulator transcription factor, translated as MTRVLLAEDDASISEPLARALRREGYEVEVREDGPTALDAGTQGGVDLVVLDLGLPGMDGLEVARRLRAEGLTVPILILTARADEVDTVVGLDAGADDYVTKPFRLAELLARVRALLRRGAAEPAQPPATHGVRIDVESHRAWMGEEELQLTAKEFDLLRVLVRDAGRVVTRDQLMREVWDTTWWSSTKTLDMHISWLRKKLGDDAANPRYIATVRGVGFRFEKS; from the coding sequence ATGACCCGTGTACTGCTCGCCGAGGACGACGCGTCCATCTCGGAGCCGCTGGCCCGCGCACTGCGCAGGGAAGGGTACGAGGTCGAGGTGCGTGAGGACGGCCCCACCGCGCTCGACGCCGGAACGCAGGGCGGTGTCGACCTGGTCGTGCTCGACCTGGGTCTGCCCGGCATGGACGGCCTCGAAGTGGCCCGCCGGCTGCGCGCCGAGGGCCTCACCGTCCCGATCCTCATCCTGACCGCGCGTGCCGACGAGGTGGACACCGTCGTCGGCCTCGACGCGGGTGCCGACGACTATGTCACCAAGCCCTTCCGGCTCGCCGAACTGCTCGCCCGTGTCCGGGCCCTGCTCCGGCGCGGTGCCGCCGAGCCGGCCCAGCCGCCCGCCACCCACGGGGTGCGCATCGACGTCGAGTCGCACCGCGCGTGGATGGGCGAGGAGGAGCTCCAGCTCACCGCCAAGGAGTTCGACCTGCTGCGGGTCCTCGTGCGGGACGCCGGCCGGGTCGTCACGCGGGACCAGCTGATGCGGGAGGTCTGGGACACCACGTGGTGGTCGTCGACGAAGACGCTCGACATGCACATCTCCTGGCTGCGGAAGAAGCTCGGTGACGACGCGGCGAACCCCCGGTACATCGCGACGGTGCGTGGTGTGGGGTTCCGGTTCGAGAAGAGCTAG
- a CDS encoding oligopeptide:H+ symporter, with the protein MASSLTKDSVTPGTPGSGKTFFGHPRGLATLFMTEMWERFSYYGMKALLTVYLLSGGPGAGKGSMGGGLAMDVATTTVIVSVYSAMVYLLAMPGGWLGDRVWGPRKTVAIAAVTIMAGHLVLALPGGQAPFFAGLALVAAGSGLLKANISTMVGHLYDGPEDPRRDGGFTIFYMGINAGAFFAPLAIGTVGQEVNWHLGFGMAAVGMAIGLAAFLLGTRNLSPISSVVPKPLASEERAAWLRKGLIWVIVAAVFYGVVGFTGHFTLNWAMIPLTVIGLIVPAGVLLRIKRDKDLSGTEQSKMTAYVWFFVAAAVFWMIYDQGASTVQAFGEGKAAGSLFGFDFPSSWYQSLNPLFIMALAPVFAFVWLWLNRQGKEPSTIVKFAMALVLIGVSFFFFLIPLGMSSDGTAVSPMWLVGIYFIQTVGELCLSPVGLSVTTKMAPAKYASQMMGVWFLAVTAGDSITSLLSNPAIAGVDLSGTPAVLGEAVLAALAGVAVWMYRRKVKSLMGDVR; encoded by the coding sequence ATGGCGTCCAGCCTGACGAAGGACTCGGTCACCCCGGGCACCCCCGGGTCCGGAAAGACCTTCTTCGGCCACCCCCGCGGACTGGCCACTCTCTTCATGACCGAGATGTGGGAGCGATTCTCCTACTACGGCATGAAGGCCCTGCTCACCGTCTATCTGCTCTCCGGCGGCCCCGGCGCCGGCAAGGGCAGCATGGGCGGCGGTCTGGCCATGGACGTGGCCACCACCACGGTGATCGTCTCCGTGTACTCGGCGATGGTGTACCTGCTCGCCATGCCCGGCGGCTGGCTCGGTGACCGCGTCTGGGGCCCGCGCAAGACGGTGGCCATCGCCGCCGTCACCATCATGGCCGGCCACCTGGTGCTTGCGCTGCCCGGCGGTCAGGCACCGTTCTTCGCGGGCCTCGCCCTGGTCGCGGCCGGCTCCGGTCTGCTCAAGGCCAACATCTCCACGATGGTGGGCCACCTGTACGACGGCCCCGAGGACCCGCGCCGCGACGGCGGCTTCACGATCTTCTACATGGGCATCAACGCGGGCGCGTTCTTCGCCCCGCTGGCCATCGGCACCGTCGGCCAGGAGGTCAACTGGCATCTCGGCTTCGGCATGGCCGCGGTCGGAATGGCGATCGGTCTCGCCGCGTTCCTGCTCGGCACCCGCAACCTGAGCCCGATCAGCAGCGTCGTCCCCAAGCCGCTGGCGTCCGAGGAGCGCGCGGCCTGGCTGCGCAAGGGCCTGATCTGGGTGATCGTGGCGGCCGTCTTCTACGGCGTCGTCGGCTTCACCGGCCACTTCACCCTGAACTGGGCGATGATCCCGCTCACCGTGATCGGTCTGATCGTGCCGGCGGGGGTGCTGCTGCGCATCAAGCGGGACAAGGACCTCTCGGGCACCGAGCAGTCGAAGATGACCGCCTACGTCTGGTTCTTCGTCGCGGCCGCCGTGTTCTGGATGATCTACGACCAGGGCGCGTCCACCGTCCAGGCGTTCGGCGAGGGCAAGGCCGCCGGCTCGCTGTTCGGCTTCGACTTCCCGTCCTCCTGGTACCAGTCGCTGAACCCGCTGTTCATCATGGCGCTGGCCCCGGTCTTCGCCTTCGTCTGGCTGTGGCTCAACCGCCAGGGCAAGGAGCCGAGCACCATCGTGAAGTTCGCGATGGCTCTGGTCCTCATCGGTGTCTCGTTCTTCTTCTTCCTCATCCCGCTGGGCATGTCGTCGGACGGCACCGCGGTCAGCCCGATGTGGCTGGTGGGCATCTACTTCATCCAGACCGTCGGCGAGCTGTGCCTCTCCCCGGTCGGCCTGTCGGTGACCACGAAGATGGCCCCGGCCAAGTACGCCAGCCAGATGATGGGCGTCTGGTTCCTCGCGGTCACCGCGGGCGACTCGATCACCAGCCTCCTCTCCAACCCGGCGATCGCCGGTGTCGACCTCAGCGGCACCCCCGCCGTCCTCGGAGAGGCGGTCCTCGCCGCCCTCGCCGGCGTGGCGGTGTGGATGTACCGCCGCAAGGTGAAGTCCCTGATGGGCGACGTCCGTTGA
- a CDS encoding LPXTG cell wall anchor domain-containing protein, with amino-acid sequence MSNRTYQKRTVALASAAALAGSAVLMAAPAAHAEVVDVNYRCETPIGVKSALSPIDIKGVKSGSGYKVTMSWQKGVSSSPVELGKGSMNPSATIKLGGADSGTVSVTGPANQAAIPANTPIKINDLSGTYTPKKSGKVTFTAGVLTIKALGTTTTCTPTGSPKPSLSLDVTAAGGSSSGGAQGGGDSGGTQSGGSGGDSGTELPQTGPEDSAVALGTLGGTVLLAGAAGALWLTRRNQAARR; translated from the coding sequence GTGTCGAACCGGACGTACCAGAAACGAACCGTCGCGCTCGCGTCCGCCGCGGCCCTGGCCGGCTCGGCGGTGCTGATGGCCGCCCCCGCCGCCCACGCCGAGGTCGTCGACGTCAACTACCGGTGCGAGACACCGATCGGGGTCAAGTCCGCCCTCTCGCCCATCGACATCAAGGGCGTCAAGAGCGGTAGCGGCTACAAGGTCACCATGTCGTGGCAGAAGGGTGTCTCCTCCAGCCCGGTCGAACTGGGCAAGGGGTCGATGAACCCGAGCGCCACCATCAAGCTGGGCGGCGCGGACAGCGGCACGGTGAGCGTCACCGGACCCGCCAACCAGGCCGCGATCCCCGCGAACACCCCCATCAAGATCAACGACCTGTCGGGCACGTACACCCCGAAGAAGTCCGGCAAGGTCACCTTCACGGCGGGCGTGCTCACCATCAAGGCGCTCGGTACGACGACGACCTGCACGCCGACCGGCAGCCCGAAGCCGTCGCTGTCCCTGGACGTGACGGCGGCGGGCGGGAGCTCCTCGGGAGGCGCCCAGGGCGGCGGCGACTCGGGAGGCACCCAGAGTGGCGGCTCGGGCGGCGACTCCGGAACCGAACTCCCGCAGACCGGCCCCGAGGACTCCGCGGTCGCCCTCGGCACGCTCGGCGGCACGGTGCTGCTCGCGGGCGCGGCGGGCGCGCTGTGGCTGACCCGGCGGAACCAGGCTGCCCGCCGCTGA
- a CDS encoding ATP-binding protein, whose protein sequence is MSITRPNPPGDRGPEPSGASGASEGGVPSTGASDGGAAVSSRGRQVRGLSFEGQSGVVPLARDFTRQALYEWGWLPAASADRRAAAEDVLLVVSELVTNACLHAEGPDELRIACDNKVIRLEVSDKGTGQPSPRTPHRAGRPGGHGMFIVQRLCLDWGVVRSPEAAGKTVWAELGAPA, encoded by the coding sequence ATGAGCATCACCCGGCCTAACCCGCCGGGCGACCGCGGTCCGGAGCCCAGCGGCGCTTCCGGGGCGTCCGAGGGGGGCGTGCCGTCGACCGGGGCGTCCGACGGGGGCGCGGCCGTGTCGTCTAGGGGGCGTCAGGTGCGCGGGCTGAGCTTCGAAGGGCAGAGCGGTGTCGTCCCCCTCGCCCGCGACTTCACCCGCCAGGCGTTGTACGAGTGGGGCTGGCTGCCCGCCGCCTCCGCCGACCGGCGGGCCGCCGCCGAGGATGTCCTGCTCGTCGTGTCCGAGCTGGTCACCAACGCCTGTCTGCACGCCGAGGGGCCGGACGAGCTGCGGATCGCCTGCGACAACAAGGTGATCCGCCTCGAGGTCTCCGACAAGGGCACCGGCCAGCCGTCGCCGCGCACCCCGCACCGCGCCGGACGCCCCGGGGGTCACGGCATGTTCATCGTGCAGCGGCTGTGCCTGGACTGGGGTGTGGTGCGCAGCCCCGAGGCCGCGGGCAAGACGGTGTGGGCCGAGCTCGGGGCACCCGCGTGA
- a CDS encoding STAS domain-containing protein, with the protein MDRGTVGSAQSGRLLVEVRETGSSAVVTPAGELDHHTADLLREPLEECLAKGFSRLVVDCSRLEFCDSTGLNVLLGARLKAEAAGGGVHLAGMLPVVSRVFEITGADAVFTVHDTLEAALAGESGEDDESG; encoded by the coding sequence ATGGACCGCGGGACAGTCGGCAGCGCACAGTCGGGCCGGCTTCTGGTCGAGGTTCGGGAAACGGGCTCTAGTGCCGTCGTGACCCCGGCAGGTGAGTTGGACCACCACACCGCCGATTTGTTGCGCGAGCCGCTCGAGGAGTGCCTCGCCAAGGGATTCAGTCGACTGGTGGTCGACTGCTCACGCCTGGAGTTCTGCGACTCCACCGGGCTGAACGTACTGCTGGGCGCGCGACTGAAGGCTGAGGCGGCCGGGGGTGGAGTGCATCTGGCGGGGATGCTGCCCGTGGTTTCGCGGGTCTTCGAGATCACGGGGGCGGATGCGGTCTTCACTGTCCATGACACCCTGGAAGCGGCTCTGGCCGGCGAGTCGGGCGAGGACGACGAGTCCGGATGA